One Salvia splendens isolate huo1 chromosome 12, SspV2, whole genome shotgun sequence genomic window carries:
- the LOC121759687 gene encoding pentatricopeptide repeat-containing protein At5g09450, mitochondrial — protein sequence MAAARFLFHTLTRNGVRGSRTLSRSISSSIEAVKEESVAAAQEETVVEYVEDDLKSRIFRLRLPKRSVTNVLEKWVGEGRAIPLSDLRSISRDLRRSRRFKHALEISEWIVSHEEYQISDSDYAVRIDLMTQVFGIDAAERYFEALPSSAKTSETYTALLHCYAGSKLVEKAEALYETMKGENLSLSAITFNELMTLYMSVGQLEKVSLIVRDMKCQNVAPDLFTYNLWVSSCAAALDLDEARRILDTMIVDPGCDESWIRYQKLAKLYITSTQLVSSDSSSLVESEKGITQRELISYDFLIILYGGLGSKDKLDQIWKSLRMTGQKMTGRNYVCVLASYLMLGYLEDVGEIVEQWKQPATSEFNGTMCNKLAVAFEEIGMADTAAGFRVILREKGCDPTEEPR from the exons ATGGCTGCCGCCCGATTCCTCTTCCACACTCTCACTAG GAATGGAGTGAGAGGCAGTAGAACCCTATCGAGATCCATTTCTTCAAGCATCGAAGCCGTTAAAGAGGAATCCGTCGCGGCTGCACAGGAAGAGACGGTGGTTGAATACGTAGAAGATGATTTGAAGAGTAGAATTTTCAGGCTGCGCCTCCCGAAGAGAAGCGTCACTAATGTATTGGAGAAATGGGTCGGCGAAGGCCGCGCAATTCCCCTTTCCGATCTCCGTAGCATCTCCAGAGACCTCCGCCGTTCGCGCCGATTCAAGCACGCTCTTGAG ATTTCAGAGTGGATAGTTAGTCACGAGGAATATCAAATATCTGACTCCGATTATGCAGTCCGCATAGACCTGATGACCCAAGTTTTCGGCATTGATGCTGCTGAACGCTACTTTGAAGCGCTGCCTTCCTCAGCAAAAACGAGCGAAACATACACTGCTCTCCTTCATTGCTATGCTGGATCGAAGCTGGTTGAGAAGGCAGAGGCTCTCTACGAGACAATGAAGGGAGAAAACCTCTCATTGAGCGCCATCACTTTCAACGAGCTCATGACTTTATACATGTCGGTCGGACAGCTGGAAAAGGTATCCCTAATCGTCAGAGACATGAAATGCCAGAACGTTGCACCTGATCTATTCACATATAATCTTTGGGTGAGTTCGTGTGCTGCAGCTCTGGACCTGGATGAGGCGAGGAGGATTCTTGACACGATGATTGTTGATCCGGGCTGCGACGAAAGCTGGATTAGATATCAGAAACTGGCTAAGCTGTACATCACCTCCACTCAACTAGTCAGTTCTGATTCCAGCTCCCTAGTCGAAAGTGAGAAAGGCATCACGCAGAGAGAGCTGATATCTTACGATTTCCTCATTATTCTCTACGGGGGCTTGGGGAGCAAGGATAAACTCGACCAAATCTGGAAATCTCTGAGGATGACTGGGCAAAAGATGACAGGAAGGAACTATGTATGCGTGCTTGCATCATATCTGATGCTCGGATATTTAGAAGACGTTGGTGAAATTGTCGAGCAGTGGAAGCAACCTGCAACTTCAGAGTTCA
- the LOC121759674 gene encoding 2-oxoglutarate-dependent dioxygenase 19-like: MAAAAVSKTSSADDTCFDHPFEFKKSVQSIVDSSDLKHLPSKYNLELGGGNDTSATSCESLPVIDYSALTSTDPQRRSKAVAELARACADWGVFFLVNHGLPDELIASLFAMVREFFSLPDDEKKQYEGKSTSSPIVCGNFNVKTTSNQTFTLWRDFLKIHVHPEFHCPSKPQPLREIVEDYTERVRKMVREMVGAIAESMELDRDYVEEALELKSSHQKLGASFYPPCPQPDKTLGLPPHNDTGLFTILAVRDGEPGLQTDRQGQWFEVNPPPECMIVNVGEHLEIFSNGRCKSDLHRVVVNKERERLTVTVGNGPGSDVVVGPASRLVERDGRANYRSMNYQEYMESQYIRPYNGMSMLDEQKIVHY, translated from the exons atggcAGCAGCTGCAGTTTCTAAAACCTCGTCAGCTGATGATACTTGTTTTGATCACCCCTTTGAGTTCAAGAAATCGGTTCAATCCATTGTAGATTCTTCCGATCTCAAACATCTCCCTTCCAAATATAACCTCGAACTCGGAGGCGGCAATGACACAAGCGCTACGAGCTGCGAATCGCTCCCTGTCATCGACTACTCCGCCCTCACCTCCACGGACCCTCAACGACGCTCTAAAGCCGTTGCTGAACTCGCCCGAGCATGCGCGGATTGGGGGGTTTTCTTT CTGGTGAATCATGGGCTTCCGGATGAGTTGATTGCATCATTGTTTGCAATGGTGAGGGAGTTTTTCAGCTTGCCTGACGACGAGAAAAAGCAGTACGAGGggaaaagtacttcttccccgATCGTCTGTGGGAACTTCAACGTGAAGACTACTTCCAACCAGACTTTCACTTTGTGGAGGGATTTTCTCAAGATCCATGTGCACCCTGAATTTCATTGCCCCTCCAAACCCCAACCATTAAG GGAAATTGTGGAGGATTACACGGAAAGAGTCCGGAAAATGGTCCGAGAAATGGTGGGAGCGATAGCAGAATCCATGGAGCTCGACCGTGACTACGTGGAGGAAGCTTTGGAGTTGAAATCGAGCCATCAAAAGTTAGGTGCAAGTTTCTATCCACCATGCCCTCAGCCAGATAAAACACTAGGGTTGCCACCACATAACGACACGGGTCTCTTCACTATATTGGCCGTCCGGGATGGAGAGCCCGGCTTACAGACCGACCGTCAAGGCCAATGGTTTGAAGTTAATCCTCCCCCAGAGTGTATGATAGTCAATGTTGGCGAACACCTTGAG ATATTTAGCAACGGGAGATGCAAGAGCGATTTGCATAGAGTGGTGGTGAACAAGGAAAGAGAGAGATTGACGGTTACTGTTGGAAACGGTCCGGGCAGCGATGTGGTGGTGGGGCCGGCATCTCGGCTGGTGGAGCGGGATGGCCGCGCCAACTATCGTTCTATGAACTATCAAGAATATATGGAGTCTCAGTACATCCGTCCTTACAACGGCATGTCGATGCTTGATGAACAAAAGATAGTACATTATTAA